A DNA window from Amycolatopsis sp. DSM 110486 contains the following coding sequences:
- a CDS encoding ABC transporter substrate-binding protein — protein sequence MFSDVDDSWTTVSWEAVVQRAPDVILINDYGGEVGTVADKENFLRSQSGLRDIPAVKQGRFFALPYAALVEGPRNASAVQAFGAYLAGLSR from the coding sequence ATCTTCTCCGACGTCGACGACAGCTGGACTACGGTCAGCTGGGAGGCCGTGGTCCAACGCGCGCCCGACGTCATCCTCATCAACGACTACGGCGGCGAGGTCGGCACTGTCGCCGACAAGGAGAACTTCCTCCGGTCGCAGTCCGGCCTGCGTGACATCCCGGCCGTGAAGCAGGGCCGCTTCTTCGCCTTGCCCTACGCAGCTCTCGTGGAGGGCCCACGCAACGCTTCGGCAGTGCAGGCGTTCGGCGCGTACCTGGCTGGTCTGTCCCGTTGA
- the serA gene encoding phosphoglycerate dehydrogenase: protein MTKPSKPVVLIAEKLAPSVLSVFGDEVEVRHVDGTDRPALLEAVKSADALLVRSATKVDAEVLGATTQLKVVARAGVGLDNVEVPAATERGVLVVNAPTSNIVSAAEHAVALLLSVARRVPAADQSLRGGEWKRSSFSGVELNGKTIGVVGLGKIGQLFSQRLAAFGTKLIAYDPYVSAARAAQLGIELVPLDELLERADAISIHLPKTPETKGLIDAEALKKTKPGVIIVNAARGGLIVEEALADSIRSGHVGGAGIDVFVTEPTTASPLFELPNVVVTPHLGASTSEAQDRAGTDVARSVLLALRGDFVPDAVNVSGGGAVGEHVRPYLSLTQKLGTVLTALSPKAPTSVTVEVKGELSSEDTSVLQLAALRGVFAAVVDDQVTFVNAPRLAEELGVQVDLVTETESPKFRSLVTVRAVHADGAVLTVSGSVTGKDEVEKIVEVNGRHFDLRAEGNVLLLDYPDRPGVMGRVGTLLGEAGINIEAAQISQTTDGSDAVMLLRVDRHVDSNVLEPIGATVGAHTIRAVDFN, encoded by the coding sequence GTGACCAAGCCCAGCAAACCCGTCGTCCTCATCGCGGAGAAGCTCGCGCCTTCCGTGCTGAGTGTGTTCGGTGACGAGGTAGAGGTACGGCATGTGGACGGCACGGACCGTCCCGCGCTGCTCGAGGCGGTGAAGAGCGCCGACGCGCTCCTGGTGCGATCCGCCACGAAGGTCGACGCCGAGGTGCTCGGCGCGACCACGCAGCTCAAGGTCGTGGCCCGCGCCGGTGTCGGGCTGGACAACGTCGAGGTGCCCGCCGCCACCGAGCGTGGCGTGCTGGTGGTCAACGCCCCGACGTCGAACATCGTGTCTGCCGCCGAGCACGCCGTGGCGCTGCTGCTTTCTGTCGCCCGTCGCGTGCCGGCCGCCGACCAGAGCCTGCGCGGTGGCGAGTGGAAGCGCAGCTCGTTCTCGGGCGTCGAGCTCAACGGCAAGACCATCGGTGTCGTCGGCCTCGGCAAGATCGGCCAGCTGTTCAGCCAGCGCCTCGCCGCGTTCGGCACGAAGCTGATCGCGTACGACCCCTACGTCTCGGCCGCCCGCGCCGCGCAGCTCGGCATCGAGCTCGTGCCGCTCGACGAGCTGCTCGAGCGCGCTGACGCGATCTCCATCCACCTGCCGAAGACGCCGGAGACCAAGGGCCTCATCGACGCCGAGGCGCTCAAGAAGACCAAGCCGGGCGTGATCATCGTCAACGCCGCGCGCGGTGGCCTGATCGTCGAGGAGGCGCTGGCCGACTCGATCCGCAGCGGCCACGTCGGCGGCGCGGGCATCGACGTGTTCGTCACCGAGCCCACCACCGCCAGCCCGCTGTTCGAGCTGCCCAACGTGGTCGTCACCCCGCACCTGGGCGCGTCCACCTCGGAGGCGCAGGACCGCGCGGGCACCGACGTCGCCCGTTCCGTGCTGCTGGCGCTGCGCGGCGATTTCGTGCCGGACGCGGTGAACGTCTCGGGCGGCGGCGCCGTCGGCGAGCACGTGCGGCCGTACCTGTCGCTCACGCAGAAGCTGGGCACGGTGCTCACGGCGCTGAGCCCGAAGGCGCCGACGTCGGTGACTGTCGAGGTCAAGGGCGAGCTGTCCAGCGAGGACACGTCGGTGCTGCAGCTCGCGGCGCTGCGCGGGGTGTTCGCCGCTGTCGTCGACGACCAGGTCACCTTCGTCAACGCGCCGCGGCTCGCCGAGGAGCTGGGCGTGCAGGTGGATCTTGTCACCGAGACCGAGAGCCCGAAGTTCCGCAGCCTCGTCACGGTGCGTGCGGTCCACGCGGACGGCGCCGTGCTGACGGTGTCCGGTTCGGTGACCGGCAAGGACGAGGTCGAGAAGATCGTCGAGGTCAACGGTCGTCACTTCGACCTGCGCGCCGAGGGCAACGTGCTGCTGCTGGACTACCCGGACCGCCCGGGCGTGATGGGCCGCGTCGGCACGCTGCTCGGCGAGGCCGGCATCAACATCGAGGCCGCGCAGATCAGCCAGACCACCGACGGCTCCGACGCCGTGATGCTGCTGCGCGTCGACCGCCACGTGGACAGCAACGTCCTCGAGCCGATCGGCGCCACCGTGGGTGCGCACACGATCCGCGCGGTGGACTTCAACTAG
- a CDS encoding fumarylacetoacetate hydrolase family protein translates to MRLARIAHPSGGVAFASIEGEGDDAQVLEIAEHPFGQPNFTGKRWPLADVRLLAPILPSKVIAVGRNYAKHAAEFGNEVPSAPMLFIKPSTTVIGPNVPIRRPHDVGRIDFEGELAIVIGQPVKNVSADRAASAILGYTVANDVSARELQKSDGQWGRAKGFDTFCPLGPWIETSIDPSDLALRSEVNGDVKQDGRTSDLVHKVPELVEFISGVMTLLPGDIILTGTPEGVGPIVDGESVSITIEGIGTLTNPVQDI, encoded by the coding sequence GTGCGTCTAGCCCGTATTGCTCATCCCAGTGGTGGTGTCGCGTTCGCTTCGATCGAGGGCGAGGGCGACGACGCCCAAGTCCTGGAGATCGCCGAGCACCCGTTCGGCCAGCCGAACTTCACCGGCAAGCGGTGGCCGCTCGCCGACGTCCGCCTGCTCGCGCCGATCCTGCCGTCGAAGGTCATCGCCGTCGGCCGGAACTACGCGAAGCACGCGGCCGAGTTCGGCAACGAGGTGCCGTCGGCCCCGATGCTGTTCATCAAGCCGTCGACCACGGTCATCGGCCCGAATGTGCCGATCCGTCGCCCGCATGACGTCGGTCGCATCGACTTCGAGGGCGAGCTGGCGATCGTCATCGGCCAGCCGGTGAAGAACGTGTCCGCCGACCGAGCGGCGAGCGCGATCCTCGGCTACACGGTGGCGAACGACGTGAGCGCCCGCGAACTCCAGAAGTCCGACGGCCAGTGGGGCCGCGCGAAGGGCTTCGACACGTTCTGCCCGCTCGGCCCGTGGATCGAGACGTCGATCGATCCGTCGGACCTGGCCCTGCGCAGCGAGGTCAACGGCGACGTCAAGCAGGACGGCCGCACGTCCGACCTCGTGCACAAGGTGCCGGAGCTGGTCGAGTTCATCTCGGGCGTCATGACGTTGCTGCCCGGCGACATCATCCTGACCGGCACGCCCGAGGGCGTCGGCCCGATCGTCGACGGCGAGTCGGTCTCGATCACCATCGAAGGCATCGGCACCCTGACCAACCCGGTCCAGGACATCTGA
- a CDS encoding 3-isopropylmalate dehydrogenase, which produces MRLAVIPGDGIGPEVVSEALKVLGEVAPTAEITNYDLGAARWHTTGELLPESVLGELRQHDAILLGAVGDPTVPSGILERGLLLRLRFELDHHVNLRPARLYPGVRGPLADAGEVDMVVVREGTEGPYTNNGGLLRKDTEHEVATEVSVNTAFGVRRVVVDAFNRAEERPRKHLTLVHKTNVLEYAGSLWSRIVEEVSLEHPDVTVAYSHVDAATIHLVTDPSRFDVIVTDNLFGDIITDLAAAVTGGIGLAASGNLDITRRNPSMFEPVHGSAPDIAGQGLADPTAAVLSVSLLLDHLGHREAARRIEASVAFDLATRDQASPGTTQAIGDRLAALVSSNVRNVS; this is translated from the coding sequence ATGCGGCTCGCGGTGATCCCAGGTGACGGGATCGGGCCCGAGGTGGTCTCCGAGGCGCTCAAGGTGCTCGGTGAAGTAGCACCGACGGCGGAGATCACGAACTACGACCTCGGTGCCGCGAGGTGGCACACGACCGGGGAGTTGCTCCCCGAGTCGGTGCTCGGCGAGCTGCGTCAGCACGACGCGATCCTGCTCGGCGCGGTCGGCGACCCGACGGTGCCCAGCGGCATCCTCGAGCGAGGGCTGCTGCTGCGCCTGCGCTTCGAGCTCGACCACCACGTGAACCTGCGCCCGGCGCGCCTGTACCCGGGCGTGCGCGGCCCGCTGGCCGACGCCGGCGAGGTCGACATGGTTGTGGTGCGCGAAGGCACCGAAGGCCCGTACACCAATAACGGTGGCTTGCTGCGCAAGGACACCGAGCACGAGGTCGCCACGGAGGTCAGCGTCAACACGGCGTTCGGCGTCCGACGCGTCGTCGTCGACGCGTTCAACCGCGCCGAAGAGCGGCCGCGCAAGCACCTCACGCTCGTGCACAAGACCAACGTGCTCGAGTACGCCGGGTCGCTGTGGTCGCGGATCGTCGAGGAGGTCTCGCTGGAGCACCCCGACGTCACAGTCGCGTACTCCCACGTCGACGCCGCCACGATCCACCTGGTCACGGACCCGTCGCGCTTCGACGTGATCGTCACCGACAACCTGTTCGGCGACATCATCACCGACCTGGCGGCCGCCGTCACCGGTGGCATCGGCCTCGCTGCCAGCGGCAACCTCGACATCACGCGCCGCAACCCGAGCATGTTCGAGCCGGTCCACGGCAGCGCCCCCGACATCGCCGGCCAGGGTCTCGCCGACCCGACGGCCGCGGTGCTCTCGGTGTCGCTCCTGCTCGACCACCTGGGCCACAGGGAGGCCGCGCGCCGCATCGAGGCGTCCGTGGCCTTCGACCTGGCGACGCGCGACCAGGCGTCGCCCGGCACCACCCAGGCGATCGGCGACCGGCTGGCCGCGCTCGTCTCGTCGAACGTGCGCAACGTCAGCTGA
- a CDS encoding S8 family serine peptidase, producing MSRSRLPGWAARSTAAVSAVVLAAAVSAASGASAQGAPLADPVAPAKVAAAGLQGKISPRLDAARGKITAFVELAKKPAVDAFNAEQGKGAGKEKAKQAARAAKADVAAAVNSVVGQLKKADAGTQLVTQTSNAVAGAVVTADAAKIRELAKRPDVVSVRTVVPKTKNNASAEQLTNTLASWQQTGKFGDGIRVGVIDDGIDYTHADFGGPGTPAAYQAVDRTKPSPLFPSAKVVGGTDFVGDDYDAEGKTGSPTPKPDSNPIACGEHGTHVAGTIAGFGVNADGTTFTGNYKKLNKKQLDAMRIGPGTAPKALLYALKVFGCTGSTNVTSQALDWALDPDGDGDFTDHLDIVNLSLGSDFGAPDDPDSLFVRKLAQNGVLPVLAAGNGGDLNDVAGSPGNTPEALTVASSRDAGELKDALEVTAPIKGQQPGQYSQDYTGYDTLDLTAPVVPISAANNAGCNAFSAEDKAKVAGKIAWLEWDDNDSTRACGSAARANNAQAAGAKGVLLSSTLEHPAAGIAGNAGVPMFQLTGKATTAVRPGLTAGTLTVHFFGAGRASLQTTDKTIVDTPSSFTSRGGRGPSVKPDVTAPGDTITSAFRGSGNGRLSISGTSMATPHTAGITALVRQTHPDWNVEEVKADVVGSAVHELTDGAGHTYAPQRVGTGRIDAKAALDNQVLAYVQDDPGAVSVTFGTVEAAGPVTLSKTIKVVNKGTAPVEYSVAYEAVDSLPGVQYTVDKSSVKLNPRGVATVKVTLKITDPKALRKVMDPTMEAAQAGLARQFVADASGRVAFTPKNGATVPLRVAVYSAPKPVSAITTPAGVRFGGSQNQAVLNLGGKGIDQGTGAQRYRSLVSVLELQAESAQLPECGAGVSSDCTLNGTAKGGDLRYIGAASTAPLAKAQGEPENAMLAFGLTTWGDFANLGSNTIPFVDFDTTGDGQPDFETFVTKATGTDVLLAATVSLTQAGNPTVDVQAVNGQLGDVDTNVFDTNVIVLPVSIAALGIDPNEASHRISYTVGTAGYYVAPGSTDGLIDFVGTSLSFDALAPAFSVQGGGDAALGYVAKPGTQLVVNRNAAAIAGDKPKGLLAIEHHNAAGSRAGVVRIESTVTRP from the coding sequence ATGAGCAGATCCCGGTTGCCCGGGTGGGCTGCGCGTTCGACGGCTGCCGTGTCCGCGGTGGTCCTGGCCGCAGCCGTCTCCGCCGCGTCTGGCGCGTCGGCGCAGGGTGCGCCGCTCGCCGACCCGGTCGCGCCGGCCAAGGTCGCCGCCGCGGGGTTGCAGGGCAAGATCTCGCCGCGGCTCGACGCCGCGCGGGGCAAGATCACCGCGTTCGTGGAGCTGGCGAAGAAGCCGGCCGTCGACGCGTTCAACGCCGAGCAGGGCAAGGGCGCCGGCAAGGAGAAGGCCAAGCAGGCTGCGCGCGCCGCGAAGGCGGACGTCGCCGCCGCGGTGAACTCCGTCGTCGGGCAGCTCAAGAAGGCCGACGCGGGCACGCAGCTGGTCACGCAGACGTCGAACGCCGTCGCGGGCGCCGTAGTGACCGCAGACGCGGCAAAGATCCGTGAGCTCGCGAAGCGTCCCGACGTCGTTTCGGTGCGCACGGTCGTGCCGAAGACCAAGAACAACGCCAGCGCCGAGCAGCTCACCAACACGCTCGCCAGCTGGCAGCAGACCGGCAAGTTCGGTGACGGCATCCGCGTCGGCGTGATCGACGACGGCATCGACTACACCCACGCCGACTTCGGTGGCCCCGGCACGCCGGCGGCCTACCAGGCAGTGGACCGGACCAAGCCGTCGCCGCTGTTCCCGAGCGCCAAGGTCGTGGGCGGTACGGACTTCGTCGGCGACGACTACGACGCCGAGGGCAAGACCGGCTCGCCCACGCCGAAGCCGGACTCCAACCCCATCGCGTGCGGCGAGCACGGCACGCACGTGGCCGGCACCATTGCGGGCTTCGGTGTGAACGCCGACGGCACCACGTTCACCGGCAACTACAAGAAGCTGAACAAGAAGCAGCTCGACGCCATGCGCATCGGCCCGGGCACCGCGCCCAAGGCGTTGCTCTACGCGCTCAAGGTGTTCGGCTGCACCGGTTCGACGAACGTCACGTCGCAGGCGCTCGACTGGGCGCTCGACCCCGACGGCGACGGTGACTTCACCGACCACCTCGACATCGTCAACCTGTCGCTGGGCAGCGACTTCGGCGCGCCGGACGACCCCGACTCGCTGTTCGTGCGCAAGCTCGCCCAGAACGGCGTCCTGCCGGTCCTCGCGGCGGGCAACGGCGGCGACCTCAACGACGTCGCGGGCTCGCCGGGCAACACGCCCGAGGCGCTCACCGTCGCCAGCAGCCGCGACGCCGGCGAGCTGAAGGACGCCCTCGAGGTCACGGCTCCGATCAAGGGACAGCAGCCGGGCCAGTACAGCCAGGACTACACGGGCTACGACACGCTCGACCTCACCGCGCCCGTCGTGCCGATCTCAGCCGCCAACAACGCGGGCTGCAATGCCTTCTCCGCTGAGGACAAGGCCAAGGTCGCGGGCAAGATCGCGTGGCTGGAGTGGGACGACAACGACTCCACCCGCGCCTGTGGTTCCGCGGCGCGCGCCAACAACGCGCAGGCCGCCGGAGCCAAGGGCGTGCTGCTGTCGTCCACTTTGGAGCACCCCGCTGCCGGGATCGCGGGCAACGCCGGTGTGCCGATGTTCCAGCTCACCGGCAAGGCCACCACGGCCGTGCGCCCTGGCCTGACCGCCGGCACGCTGACGGTGCACTTCTTCGGCGCCGGGCGGGCGAGCCTGCAGACCACGGACAAGACGATCGTGGACACCCCGAGCTCGTTCACCTCGCGTGGTGGCCGTGGCCCGTCGGTGAAGCCGGACGTCACGGCGCCCGGTGACACGATCACGTCGGCGTTCCGCGGAAGCGGCAACGGCCGGCTCTCCATCTCGGGCACGTCGATGGCCACCCCGCACACCGCAGGCATCACCGCGCTGGTCCGCCAGACGCACCCCGACTGGAACGTCGAGGAGGTCAAGGCCGACGTCGTGGGCTCGGCCGTGCACGAACTCACCGACGGCGCCGGCCACACCTACGCGCCGCAGCGCGTGGGCACCGGCCGCATCGACGCCAAGGCCGCGCTGGACAACCAGGTGCTCGCCTACGTGCAGGACGACCCGGGTGCCGTGAGCGTCACGTTCGGCACCGTCGAGGCGGCGGGACCGGTCACGCTCTCGAAGACGATCAAGGTCGTCAACAAGGGCACCGCACCGGTCGAGTACTCGGTGGCGTACGAGGCCGTGGACTCACTGCCCGGCGTGCAGTACACAGTGGACAAAAGCTCGGTGAAGCTGAACCCGCGCGGGGTCGCGACGGTGAAGGTGACGTTGAAGATCACCGACCCGAAGGCGCTGCGCAAGGTCATGGACCCGACCATGGAGGCCGCGCAGGCCGGGCTCGCCCGCCAGTTCGTGGCCGACGCTTCGGGCCGCGTCGCGTTCACCCCGAAGAACGGCGCCACGGTGCCGCTGCGGGTGGCCGTGTACTCGGCGCCGAAACCGGTCTCGGCCATCACGACGCCGGCCGGCGTGCGCTTCGGCGGGAGCCAGAACCAGGCCGTGTTGAACCTGGGCGGCAAGGGCATCGACCAGGGCACCGGCGCGCAGCGCTACCGCTCGCTGGTCAGCGTGCTGGAGCTGCAGGCCGAATCGGCGCAGCTGCCGGAGTGCGGCGCGGGCGTCTCGTCCGACTGCACGCTCAACGGCACCGCGAAGGGCGGCGACCTGCGCTACATCGGTGCGGCGTCGACGGCCCCGCTCGCCAAGGCGCAGGGCGAACCGGAGAACGCCATGCTCGCGTTCGGCCTCACGACCTGGGGCGACTTCGCGAACCTGGGCAGCAACACGATCCCGTTCGTCGACTTCGACACGACCGGCGACGGCCAGCCGGACTTCGAGACCTTCGTGACGAAGGCGACGGGCACCGACGTGCTCCTGGCCGCCACGGTGTCGTTGACGCAGGCGGGCAACCCGACGGTGGACGTGCAGGCCGTCAACGGTCAGCTCGGCGACGTGGACACCAACGTGTTCGACACCAACGTGATCGTGCTGCCGGTCAGCATCGCCGCGCTGGGCATCGACCCGAACGAGGCGTCGCACCGGATCAGCTACACGGTCGGCACGGCGGGGTACTACGTCGCGCCGGGCAGCACCGACGGGCTGATCGACTTCGTCGGCACGTCGCTCTCGTTCGACGCGCTGGCGCCGGCGTTCTCGGTGCAGGGCGGCGGTGACGCGGCCCTCGGCTACGTCGCCAAGCCCGGCACCCAGCTGGTGGTCAACCGTAACGCGGCGGCCATCGCCGGTGACAAGCCGAAGGGCCTGCTGGCGATCGAGCACCACAACGCGGCCGGCTCGCGCGCGGGTGTCGTGCGGATCGAGTCGACGGTGACACGGCCGTGA
- a CDS encoding ABC transporter ATP-binding protein, whose protein sequence is MRGALEQVGLAEFADRGVLTLSGGERQRVLIARAPAQEPWILVLDEPTNTSTSATSWRSSLSCGEVARPCWPRSTTSPRRCDVRHVHVLDGGRLVASGTPAQVLTPDLLAGVFGVRAHVVTHRPAGRPQLLFDRLESEEDSHA, encoded by the coding sequence GTGCGCGGCGCGCTCGAGCAGGTCGGCCTGGCGGAGTTCGCCGACCGCGGCGTCCTGACGCTTTCGGGCGGCGAACGGCAACGCGTGCTCATCGCGCGCGCCCCCGCGCAGGAGCCGTGGATCCTCGTGCTGGACGAGCCCACCAACACCTCGACATCCGCCACCAGCTGGAGATCCTCGCTCTCGTGCGGCGAAGTGGCCCGACCGTGCTGGCCGCGCTCCACGACCTCACCTCGCCGCTGCGACGTGCGACACGTGCACGTCCTCGACGGCGGCCGCCTCGTCGCGAGCGGAACGCCCGCGCAGGTGCTGACCCCTGATCTGCTGGCCGGGGTGTTCGGCGTGCGCGCCCACGTGGTGACGCACCGGCCGGCCGGCCGGCCCCAGCTGTTGTTCGACCGGCTCGAGTCCGAGGAGGACAGCCATGCGTAA
- the cimA gene encoding citramalate synthase — MTRTEPAETPLGDAFHLYDTTLRDGAQREGITYSVTDKLAVARLLDELGVGFIEGGWPGALPKDTEFFARAAKGELELKHAALVAFGSTRKAGTRASEDPQVRALLDSEAPVVTLVAKSDLRHIERALRVDVDEACAMVRDTVAFLTGEGRRVFLDAEHFFDGYAFSRDTALRVLDAGANAGADVLVLCDTNGGQLPLGLAETVREVKDKTGFRLGIHCQDDTSCAVANSVAAVQAGATHVQCTANGYGERAGNADLFAVTGNLVTKLGMEVLPIGGAAELTRVSHALAEIANLAPDTHQAYVGSSAFAHKAGLHASAIKVDPLLYNHIDPSSVGNGMRVLVTEMAGRASLELKGRELGVDLAGRPEALTNAVRKVKDLEAEGWSFEAADASLELLLRREVEDVSGEEPVTPPFHLESYRVVLDHRSGGEVVSEATVKVHVNGQRVIATAEGNGPVHAMDAALREALSPHLSWLDAVELSDYKVRILPSNPGTHAVTRVLLESSDGEREWTTVGVHGNIVEASWMAMCDALVHKSLAARV; from the coding sequence GTGACCCGCACGGAGCCCGCCGAAACGCCCCTCGGTGACGCCTTCCACCTCTACGACACGACCCTGCGCGACGGCGCCCAGCGCGAAGGCATCACGTACTCCGTCACCGACAAGCTGGCAGTCGCCAGGCTGCTCGACGAACTCGGCGTGGGCTTCATCGAGGGTGGCTGGCCGGGCGCATTGCCGAAGGACACGGAGTTCTTCGCGCGGGCTGCGAAGGGCGAGTTGGAGCTGAAGCACGCAGCGCTCGTCGCCTTCGGGTCGACGCGCAAGGCTGGCACCCGCGCGTCCGAGGATCCGCAGGTCCGCGCGCTGTTGGACTCCGAAGCGCCCGTGGTCACCTTGGTGGCGAAATCCGACCTCCGGCACATCGAACGCGCGCTGCGCGTCGACGTCGACGAGGCGTGCGCCATGGTCCGCGACACCGTCGCGTTCCTGACCGGCGAGGGCCGGCGCGTGTTCCTCGACGCCGAGCACTTTTTCGACGGGTACGCCTTCTCGCGCGACACCGCGCTGCGAGTACTCGACGCCGGCGCCAATGCCGGCGCGGACGTCCTCGTGCTCTGCGACACCAACGGCGGCCAGCTGCCGCTCGGCCTCGCGGAGACCGTGCGCGAGGTCAAGGACAAGACCGGGTTCCGCTTGGGAATCCATTGCCAGGACGACACTTCCTGCGCCGTGGCGAACTCCGTCGCCGCGGTGCAGGCCGGCGCGACGCACGTCCAGTGCACCGCGAACGGTTACGGGGAGCGGGCCGGCAACGCCGACCTGTTCGCCGTGACGGGAAACCTCGTGACCAAGCTCGGAATGGAGGTCCTCCCGATCGGAGGTGCCGCCGAGCTCACCCGGGTCTCCCATGCGCTTGCCGAAATCGCGAACCTCGCACCCGACACCCACCAGGCTTACGTCGGGTCGTCGGCCTTCGCCCACAAGGCGGGGCTGCACGCGAGCGCGATCAAAGTGGATCCGTTGCTGTACAACCACATCGATCCATCTTCAGTCGGCAACGGCATGCGGGTACTGGTCACGGAGATGGCCGGCAGGGCCAGCCTCGAGCTCAAGGGACGTGAACTCGGGGTCGACCTTGCCGGCCGGCCCGAAGCGCTGACGAACGCCGTGCGCAAGGTGAAGGACCTCGAAGCGGAGGGCTGGTCGTTCGAGGCCGCCGACGCTTCGCTGGAGTTGTTGCTGCGCCGCGAAGTCGAGGACGTGTCTGGTGAGGAGCCGGTGACGCCGCCGTTCCACCTGGAGTCCTACCGTGTCGTCCTCGATCACCGGTCCGGCGGCGAGGTCGTTTCGGAGGCGACGGTAAAGGTCCACGTGAACGGGCAACGCGTCATCGCGACGGCCGAGGGCAACGGGCCCGTGCACGCGATGGACGCCGCCCTGCGGGAAGCGCTCAGCCCCCACCTGTCCTGGTTGGACGCCGTGGAACTGTCCGACTACAAGGTGCGCATCCTGCCGTCCAACCCGGGCACTCACGCGGTGACCCGTGTCCTGCTCGAATCCAGCGACGGTGAGCGGGAATGGACCACTGTCGGTGTGCACGGGAACATCGTCGAGGCGAGCTGGATGGCGATGTGCGACGCGCTCGTCCACAAGAGCCTCGCGGCTCGCGTCTGA
- a CDS encoding FAD-dependent oxidoreductase, with the protein MTEHTRCVVVGGGPAGMVAGLILARAGVEVTVLEKHADFLRDFRGDTVHPSTLTLLDELGLGEKFHAIPHSELREAGFPTQDGGLMKLADLSLLNVPHPYIAMVPQWDLLNLLAESAQKEPTFTLRLETEMTGLLRSRGRVTGVRYRTADGTEGELESDLVIAADGRWSLARRSTGLEPREFDCPFDVWWFRLSRHDDEVGSMLMPRMSHRRFAVPLPRDGYHQIAYLAPKGEDLRAAGIEAFRRNVVEVCPEFADRVDELETMDDIKFLDVRLNRLHRWHADGLLCIGDAAHAMSPVGGVGINLAVQDAVAAATLLADPLLRGPASEDDLAKVRTRRLLPTIAVQTLQRLLHRAVMRPVMSGRRDGPPPQLIALFARFPKLAYIPARILGLGFRPEHAPAFARRAMEPAGKK; encoded by the coding sequence ATGACCGAGCACACGCGTTGCGTCGTCGTCGGCGGCGGACCTGCGGGCATGGTCGCCGGCCTGATCCTGGCGAGGGCGGGCGTCGAGGTGACCGTGCTGGAGAAGCACGCCGATTTCCTGCGCGACTTCCGCGGCGACACGGTCCACCCGTCCACCCTCACGCTGCTCGACGAGCTCGGCCTCGGCGAGAAATTCCACGCGATCCCGCACAGCGAGTTGCGGGAAGCCGGCTTCCCCACTCAGGACGGCGGCCTCATGAAGCTCGCCGATCTGTCGCTGTTGAACGTTCCACACCCCTACATCGCGATGGTTCCGCAGTGGGACCTGCTCAACCTGCTCGCCGAATCGGCTCAGAAGGAACCGACGTTCACCCTCCGCCTCGAGACGGAGATGACCGGTCTGCTCCGCTCGCGCGGCCGAGTCACGGGCGTGCGTTACCGCACGGCCGACGGCACCGAAGGCGAACTCGAGTCCGACCTCGTCATCGCCGCCGACGGGCGCTGGTCGCTCGCGCGCCGCTCGACCGGCCTGGAGCCACGGGAGTTCGACTGCCCCTTCGACGTCTGGTGGTTCCGCCTTTCCCGCCACGACGACGAAGTCGGCTCGATGCTCATGCCGCGCATGAGCCACCGACGGTTCGCGGTGCCGCTGCCCCGCGACGGCTACCACCAAATCGCCTACCTCGCACCGAAGGGCGAAGACCTGCGCGCCGCCGGCATCGAGGCCTTCCGCCGCAACGTCGTCGAGGTCTGCCCCGAGTTCGCCGACCGCGTCGACGAGCTGGAGACGATGGACGACATCAAGTTCCTCGACGTCCGCCTCAACCGCCTGCACCGCTGGCACGCCGACGGCCTCCTCTGCATCGGCGACGCGGCCCACGCGATGTCGCCCGTCGGCGGCGTCGGCATCAACCTCGCCGTCCAGGACGCGGTCGCCGCCGCGACCCTCCTGGCCGACCCCCTCCTCCGCGGCCCCGCCTCGGAAGACGATTTGGCGAAGGTCCGCACCCGCCGCCTACTCCCGACGATCGCCGTCCAAACCCTGCAACGGCTCCTCCACCGCGCCGTGATGCGCCCCGTCATGTCCGGCCGCCGCGACGGCCCGCCTCCCCAGCTCATCGCCCTGTTCGCGCGCTTCCCCAAACTCGCCTACATCCCCGCGCGCATACTGGGCCTGGGTTTCCGCCCCGAGCACGCCCCGGCCTTCGCCCGCCGCGCGATGGAACCCGCCGGGAAGAAATAG